From Bradyrhizobium sp. sBnM-33:
CCAACGGCATGGGCTCGGTGGAAGCCGCGCGCATGGCGGCGGAAGATTTCAATGGCGGCGGCAAGGGTATCAAGGTCGAGATCGTCTACGCCGATCACCAGAACAAGGCCGACGTCGGTTCGGCGATCGTGCGCAAATGGCTCGACGTCGATGGTGTCGATGCCGTGGTCGACGTGCCGAATTCCGCCGTTGGGCTCACCATCAATTCGCTGCTGCGCGACAGCCGCATGACGTTCCTTGCTTCGTCGACGGCGAGCTCCGACCTGACCGGCAAGTCCTGCTCTCCCAACACCATCCAGTGGGTCAATGACGCCTGGGCGACCGGCAACTCGACCGCGGCGGCGATGATGGCGCGCGGCGGCAAGGAATGGTACTTCATTACGGTGAATTTTGCGCTCGGCCAGGGCATCGAGGCCGAGGCCACCAACTACATCGAAAAGCACGGCGGCAAGGTGCTGGGCTCGGCCAAGCATCCGCTCAACACGCCGGACTTTGCCTCGCTTCTGCTGCAGGCGCAAAATTCCAAGGCCAAGGTTATCGGCCTCGCCAATGCCGGGGGCGACACCGTCAATGCGGTGAAGCAGGCGGCCGAGTTCGGGCTTCAGCAAAGCGGACAGACAATGGTGGCGTTCCTGCTGTTCATCAACGACGTCCATGGGATGGGGCTGAAGGTGGGCCAGGGCCTGCAACTGTTCGAGGCGTTTTACTGGGACATGGATGAAAACACCCGCGCGTTTGCAAAGCGCTTCGCGGCGCGGCCGGGCGTGAACGGCAAGATGCCGAGCGGCAATCAGGCCGGCGTCTATGCTTCCACGCTCGCCTATCTCAACGCAGTGGCAGCGACCGGCAGCGATCACGCCAAGGATGCGGTGCCCGAGATGAAGAAGTTCAAGGGCAAGGACAAGCTGTTCGGCGATGTCACCATCCGCCAGGACGGCCGCGTTATCCACCCGATGTACTTGTTCGAGGTGAAAAAGCCGGAAGAGTCGAAATATCCCTACGATTACTACAAGCTGGTCTCGACCATTCCGGCCGACCAGGCCTTCCGCCCGCTCGCCGACGGCGGCTGCTCGCTGGTGAAGTGAAAGGAACTGCTGCGCCCTCTCCCGCTTGCGGGAGAGGCATAGGCGGCCTGTGGCCGCCGTTCTTCAGAAGAACGCCGATGCGGAGCATCGGCTATGGGTGAGGGCGTCGCCGCATAATCGATGTCAGACGCGAGGCAGGCACAGCGCAATCTTATTTCGATTGACGTCCGCACGGCGCGAACCATTGTTGGCCTGACGGCCGGCCGAAAAACGCGGCTGCAGGACGATAGAGTGGAGGAAACGATGCAACGCCTCAAGTTCGATATGCGTGCGTGGGTTCAGTTGGCTGCGCTGGCCGCTGCGAGTTCGTTCTTTGCCGCGGATGCGACAGCCGCAAAGATGACCGGCGATCCCGCCGCGACCTGCAGCGATCTCATCCGGCCGACCGACAATGCCGTGCGGATCGATTCTGCGACCATGGTCGCGCCATCGCCGCTCGCCGTCGCCGAAAGAGCACCGACGCCGGCGGCGCGCATAACCCCGGCCAACCCGGAATTCTGCAAGGTGCTCGGCCAGATCGCGCCATTAGATCCTAAGGCGCCGCCAATCAAATTTCAGGTCAATCTTCCGGTCGAGTGGAACGGCCGCTCGCTGCAATATGGCGGCGGCGGCTTCAACGGTGTGCTGATCACCGGGCTTGCCTTGCCGCCGGCTTATCCGTTCGGCGCGCCGTCGCCGCTGGCGCGCGGGTTCGTCACCTACGGCACGGATTCCGGCCACGAGACCAAGCCGGGCGAGCCGCCGCAGACGTTTGCGCTCAACGACGAAGCCTTTGAGAATTTCGCCCATCGTTCCTACAAGCGCGTGCGCGACGCCGCGGTTGCCCTGATGGTGCGTGCCTACGGCAACCCGCCGGCCAAGCTGTATTTCATGGGATCGTCGGAAGGTGGCCGCGAGGGGCTGATGATGGCGCAGCGCTATCCCGACGATTTTGACGGCATCTTTGCCCGCGTGCCCGTCATCAACTGGGTTGGGCTGCAGCACGCCGGGACGCGGTCGGGGCTTGCAACGATGGGCGAGGGCTGGATCCGCCCCCCGCAGGTCGAGCTTGTGGCCAAGGCGGTGCTTGCTGCTTGTGACAAGGCCGATGGCGCCGAGGATTCGCTGGTGCTGGACCCGGTTGGCTGCAAGGCGAAATTCCAGCCGGGCACACTGCGCTGCGCGGCGGGCCAAAACGGCGATCAGTGCCTGAGCGAGGCGCAGATTGCGGCGATCAAGACGCTGCATTCGACGTACAAGTTTTCGTTTCCGCTGGAGAACGGCCTTGATGATTATCCGGGCTGGGGCGTCTCCGGCGAAAACATTCCTGCGTTCGGTCCGACCGGCGGCTGGGTCGCCTGGTGGCTAGGCAAGGCGGCGCCGGCGCAGCCGCCGCTGCCTCAGAACGGCATCGCCTGGATCTACGGCGCTGGCGGCATTCAATATGTGTTCGCGCGTGATCCGAAGCTCGACGTCACGACCTACAGACCCGAGGATCACAAGGAGCGGCTGCTGCAGGTATCGCGGTTGATGGATTCAACCAATCCGGATCTGAGCCGCTTTGCCGCGCGCGGCGGCAAGCTCGTGATTCTCGAAAACATGGCCGACTATGCCCAGAGCCCTTACGCGGGGATACGCTACTTCGAGAACGTGCAGCGCACATTGGGCAAGGAAAAGACCGCGGAGTTCGCCCGCCTCTACACGGCGCCCGGCGTCGACCATGTCGGCTCCGGCGCGCCCGCCAATGTCGATATGCTGGCCGTGCTCGTTGATTGGGTCGAGAACGGCAAGGCGCCTGGCGATCTCGAGGTGATCGAGCAGAAGGTCGAAGCGCCGGCCTTCGAGACGACGCGCGCGTTGCCATTGTGCCAATGGCCGGCTTGGCCGCATTACAAATCGGGGCCGACGAGTAGTGCCGCCAGTTTCGCCTGTGCGCCGTGAGGGGCTCCGCCCGCACGGATACCTGCGAGGCGAAACCTATCCCGTGACCTTGCTCGAGCCCTGCGTGATCAGCCGCGCGGCGCGCTGGTCGCGGGCGTGGATCCACAGCCAACTCAAGGCGACGCTCAGGCGGTTGCGCAGGCCGATCAGGAAGTAGATGTGGGCGATGCCCCAGATCCACCAGGCGAGATTGCCGCGCAGCTTGATGCGCCCGAAATCGATCACGGCCTTCTTCTTGCCGATCTGCGCCAGGCTACCGGCATGCTTGTAGCGGAATGGCGGCAGCGTGCCGCCGGAGAGGCGCGCCTTGATCAGCGCCGCCACGTAGCGCCCCTGTTGCTTGGCCGCCGGCGCGATGCCGGGCACGGGATTGCCGTCGGGGCCTGCGATCGTCACCGTATCGCCGATGGCAAAGACATCGGGATGGCCGGGCACGGTCAGGTCAGGCTCGACCTTCAAGCGATAGGCGCGATCGGCCGGCGCCTTCATCCATTCCGCCGCGCGCGAGGCGCGCACGCCGGCCGCCCACACAATGGTTCTGGCCTCCAGCCTGTTGCCGCCATAGACCACGCCGTCGATGGCGCACTCGGTGACGGGCTGCCCTAGCACCACCTCAACCCCGAGCTCCTCAAGCGCGCGCTGCGCATAGGCGGAGAGATCCTCGGGAAAGCCGGCGAGCACGCGCGGGCCGGCCTCGATCAGGACAACGCGGGTCTTATGGGTATCGATGTTGCGAAAGTCCGGCGGCAGCGTGTCCCTGGCGAGGTCGGCAATTGTTCCAGCCATTTCGACGCCGGTCGGGCCGGCGCCGACGATAACGAAGGTGAGTAGCGCCGCGCGCCGCGCCGGATCCTTCTCGCGCTCGGCGCGCTCGAAGGCGACGAGGATGCGCCGCCGCAACGTGGTGGCATCCTCCAGCGTCTTCAGGCCCGGTGCGAACGGCTCCCATTCATCGTGGCCGAAATAGGCGTGGCGGGCGCCGGTGGCGAGGATCAGCGTGTCGTAGGAAATCGTATCGCCGTCTTCGAGCAGCACGCGCTTTCCCTCGGTATCGACGCCATTCGCGTTGGCGAACAGCGTCGTCACTTCGGGGCGGTCGCGCAGGAGATAGCGGATCGGCCATGCAATTTCCGACGTTGCCAGCGAAGCGGTCGCGACCTGGTAGAGCAGCGGCTGAAACAGATGATGGTTGCGACGGTCGATCAGCGTGATCCGGACCGGCGCCCCGGCCAGGCCAAAGGCGGTCTCCAGACCGCCAAAACCGGCGCCGACGATCACGACATGATGGGGTTCTTTCGGCACTGTTGTCATGGAACGCGACCCCGGTTTCAGATGTCTCAACGCATTGGATTATGTAGCCATTCTCGCCTGCGGTCCAAACGCCTTTGCTAATCGGCCGATAGCGAAAGTGCATCGCGGAAGGCGAAAAGATTCTTTCCGGGACCGCATCCTTTGCCTGTTCCGAAACGTCCTTGGGCTCGAGATGGCCGCAGAACAGGAGAAAACCATGAGACGGACCGTAATCAGGTACAAAACCAAGCCGGAAATGAGCGACAGGAACGCCGAATTGGTGGCGGCGGTGTTTGCCGAATTGGAGGCGGCGCAACCGGAAGGATTCCGCTATCTGTCGCTGCGGCTGGAGGATGATACGTTCATCCATTTCGTCGAGACCGCAGCCGATGACGGCTCCAGCGCTTTGCCGAAACTGGCGGCGTTTCAGGCGTTCCAGAACGGCATTCGCGAGCGTTGCGCCGAACCGCCGCTGCCGAAAGGCGTGACCATCGTCGGCAATTATCGCATGTTGCGTGAGACCGAGAGCGCGCTTGCCGGAGTCTGAATGACAGTGGTTCCCGAGACGTCCGCCGGCTCTGACATCGAGCGCCTGCTGGTGGCGATGCGCCCAAGGTTGCATCGCTATTGCGCGCGCATGGTGGGCTCCGTCATCGACGGCGAGGACGTGCTGCAGGACGCCATGATCAAGGCGGTGGAGGCGCATGCCTCCGCCGGCACGCTCGGCAATCCCGAAGGCTGGCTGTTTCGCATTGCGCACAACACCGCGTTGGATTTTCTGCGCCGGCGCAACCGCCAGGAAGCGTTCCGGGGACCAGCGGAGGTGGACATGATCGTTGACCAGCTCGATGCCGTGGCGAGCCGCCAGATCGCCGCGACCTCCTTGCGCACCTTCATGCGGTTGCCGGTGCCACAGCGTGCGAGCGTGATCCTGATGGACGTGCTCGGCTGCTCGCTGAAGGAAATCTGCGAGGTGATGGATTGCAGCCTGCCCGCGGCCAAGGCTGCGCTGCATCGCGGCCGCGCGCAGTTGCGGGAAATCGCCGATGAGCCGGACGACACGCCGCAACAAAAACTATCCGACGCCGATCGCGAGCGGCTCGGCGCTTATGTGGCCCATTTCAACGCGCGCGATTTCGACGCCATCCGCGCCATGATCTCGGACGATGTCAGGCTCGACCTGGTCAGCAGAACCCGCCTGAACGGCAAGGCCGAAGTGTCCCGCTATTTCGGCAATTACGACAAGGTCAGCGACTGGCATCTGGTGCCGGGGCTGGTGGAGGGGCGCCCCGCCATCCTGGTGTTCGATCCCAACGAAGGCGACACCAAGCCGAAATATTTCGTGCTGCTCGGCTGGTCGGCCGGCAAGGTTGCGACCATCAGGGATTTCCGCCACGCGCCCTACGTCGTTGATGGCGCTGAATACCTGATCTGAACGAGCGCTTCTGCAAGTTGCGCCATCGTCACGGCGCGCCAGCCCGGCTGCAGCAGTCGACCCATCAGGCTTCCCCGGCCCCTCAAAACCGCGACAATTGTTGCCGGGGCAACCGGCATTATATTTCTTGCCATCCCCGCCATCCGCGAATTATGGTGCAGGTGGCTTAAGCATGCGCCGAAGGTTCTAACCGGAGCCTTGGGTTCATGCTTGCCGCTGACCGGCGATTTCGCGCACAAAACACCTCACAGATAAGAGGCGCGCGGAGCAAGCGTTGCCGGTCGCCCGGTTGACCGGGTTTTGAGTGATAAACAGGAGGGGAGTGATTATGAAAAAGGCATTCTGGCTGGCGGGCGCTATGGTTCTGGCGCTGGCGCAGCCCGCGCTCGCGGGCGACACCATCAAAATCGGCTTTGTCTCGACCTTCAGCGGCCCGACCGCTGTGATCGGCAACGACATGCGCAACTCGTTCGAGCTGGCGCTCGACCATCTCGGCCGCAAGATGGGCGGCAAGCCGGTCGAGGTGATCTATGAGGATGACGGCCAGAAGCCCGATGTCGGCAAGCAGAAGACCGAAAAGCTGATCCAGTCCGACAAGGTCGATTTCATCGTCGGCTACATCTGGTCGAACGTGCTGCTCGCCTCGCTGAAGACCGCGGTCGATTCCAAAACCTTCCTGATCACGGCCAATGCCGGCCCATCGCAGCTCGCCGGCGAACTCTGTTCGCCCTACGTATTCTCGACCTCCTGGCAGAACGACCAGACCCCGCAGGCGGTCGGCACCTACATGAACCAGAAGGGCGTGAAATCAGTGTTCCTGATCGGCCCGAACTACGCCGCCGGCAAGGACATGCTGGCCGGCGTCAAGAGCACCTTCAAGGGCCAGGTCGTCGGCGAGGAATATACGGTGTGGCCCAGCCAGCTCGACTTCTCCGCCGAGCTGACCAAGGCAAAGAATTCCAAGGCCGAGTCGATCTTCGTGTTCTATCCGGGTGCGGCCGGTGTCCAGTTCCTCAATCAATACGCCCAGGCCGGACTGAAGGGGCAGATCCCGCTCTATACCGCGTTCACGATCGACGAATTGTCGCTGCCGCTGCAGAAGGAAAACGCGATCGGCGTGCCCGGCGCGCAGCAATGGGTCAACGATTTGCCGTTCCCCGAGAACAAGAAGTTCGTCGAAGACTACCGCAAGAAGTACACCGGCCTGCGCCCGACCTTCTACGGCGCGCAGTCCTATGACGCCGCAAACCTGATCAACAGTGCGGTGGTTGCGGTGAAGGGCGACACCTCGAAGAAGGACGAGATGAAGGCCGAGATGGAGAAGGCCAACTTCAAGTCCGTGCGCGGCCCGTTCAAATACGGCAACAACCACATTCCGATCCAGAACTTCTACCTGCAGGACGTGGTAAAGGATGCCGACGGACAGCTCTCGCTGAAGACGGTGGCGACCATCGTCGAGAACGACCAGGATCGCTTCCACGACAAATGTCCGATGAAGAAGTGATTGTTGGCATGGCCGGTGCATGATCTCGCGGACGTGCTCTCGGGCTTGACCCGAGGGCGGTTAACGACAGATCATCCGCCCAACAAGAAAAATGGCGGCGGCGCAGATGTGCTGCCGCTGTTTTGTTAGGGCATGATCCGGACCCGGAGGGCCACGTTAGTGCAAAGTGGGAACCGGTTTTCCGAAAAGATCATGCCCAAAGATGGAGCGGGACGACGAGTCATCCCGCGTTAGATCCAGAGTTTAAGGATTCATGCTCGTCCTCGTAGAACAATCGCTGAATGGCCTGCAGTTCGGCCTGCTGCTGTTTTTGCTGGCAGCCGGCCTGACGCTGGTGTTCGGCATCATGGACTTCGTCAACCTGGCGCACGGCTCGCTCTACATGATGGGCGCCTATTTCGCGGCCACCTTCGTGGCGTGGACCGGCAGTTTCGTGTTCGGCATCCTGCTCGCGCTCGGCGCCACGCTGCTGCTCGGCACTCTGCTTGAGTTCGTAGCGCTCCGGCATCTCTACGGCCGCGACCATCTCGACCAGGTGCTGGCGACCTTCGGGCTGATCCTGTTCTTCAACGACGCGGTGCGGCTGATCTGGGGCCCCGCCGGCCTGTCGCTGCCGCTGCCGGCCTGGCTGACCGTGCCGGTCCAGATCGTGCCCGGCGTGTTCTATCCGGCCTACCGGCTGTCGATCATCGTGGTCGCGCTGGCGGTCGCAGCCCTGCTTTACATCGTGGTGATGCGGACCAGGATCGGGATGCTGATCCGCGCCGGCGCCTCCAACCGTGAAATGATCGGCGCGCTCGGCATCAATATCAAGCTGCTGTTCACGCTGGTGTTCGGGCTTGGCGCGGCGCTCGCGGGCCTTGCCGGGCTGATGCAGGCGCCGATCCTCACGGTGCAGATCGGCATGGGCGAGAACATCCTCATCCTTGCCTTCGTTATCATCGTGATCGGCGGCATCGGCTCGATCCGGGGCGCCTTCATGGCCGCGATCTTCGTCGGGATGATCGATACGCTCGGCCGCGCCTTCCTGCCCGATCTCCTGCGCACCGTGCTGAGTTCCGCCGCCGCTTCGACCGCCGCACCCGCATTGTCGTCGATGCTGATCTATCTCCTGATGGCCATCGTCCTCGTGGTGCGGCCGGAGGGGCTGTTTCCGGCTACCAAACGATGAAATCTCACATCAACGCCCGCAACGTCATCGTGGCGCTCGTCGCGCTTGGCCTCACCTTGCTGCCGGTCTATTCGGCGCTGACCGGCGACATCTTCATCCTGACGCTGTTCACCCGGATCGTCATCTTCGCGCTGGCTGCCGCAAGCCTCAATCTCATCATGGGCTATGGCGGCATGATGAGTTTTGGCCACGCCGCCTATCTCGGCATCGGCGGCTACGCCGTGGGCATTCTCGCCCATGAAGGCATCGGCTCCGGCTTCATCCAGTGGCCGGTCGCGCTGGCGCTGTCGGCGCTTTATGCGCTCGTGATCGGTGCGCTCAGCCTCCGCACGCGCGGCGTCTACTTCATCATGATCACGCTCGCCTTCGCGCAGATGGCCTATTACATCGCCTCGGGTCTCTCTCGCTATGGCGGCGACGATGGCCTCACCATCTACAAGCGCAGCACTTTCGGCGGCCTGATCGACCTGTCGAACCGCGTGCAGTTCTACTATCTCTGCCTCTTCTGCCTGTTCGGGGGCGTCTATCTGATCTGGCGCATCATCAACTCCCGGTTCGGCATGGTGGTGCAGGGCGTCCGTTCCAACGAGCAACGCATGCAGGCGATCGGCTTTCACGCCAACCGATATCGTCTCGTCTGCTTCGTCATCTCTGGCACGATCTGCGGCCTCGCCGGGGCGCTGCTCGCCAACAACACCGATTTCATCAGCCCGGCCGGGATGTACTGGACCCGCTCCGGCGAACTCATGGTGATGGTGGTCTTCGGCGGCATGGGCTCGCTGTTCGGTCCCGTCCTGGGCACCATCGTGTTCCTCCTGCTGGAAGAAGTCCTGTCGCAATTCACCGAATATTGGGCGCTGATCATGGGCCCGCTATTGCTGCTGATCGTGTTGTTCGCGCGCGGCGGCATCATGGGCCTGCTCGGGAGGTGGAGCCGTGGCTGAACCCTTGCTCCGCGTCGAAAACCTGATCCGGCGCTTCGGCGGCATTCTCGCGACGGACAATCTGTCGCTCGATGTCGTGCCGGGCGAACTGCACGCCATCATCGGCCCGAACGGCGCCGGTAAGACCACGCTGATCAGCCAGTTGACTGGACAGTTGATGCCGAATTCCGGCACCATTCACTTCGCCGGCCGCGAGGTCACGCGGCTGCCGCCCTATCAGCGCAGCCGGCTTGGCCTGGCGCGCTCGTTCCAGATCACCTGTCTGCTGCCGGATTTTACCGCAGCCGACAATGTCGCGCTCGCAGCCCAAGCCCATGACGGTCACTCGTTCCGTTTCTGGGGCTCGGCGCGCAAAGAGAGGCATCTGCGCGACGCGGCGCAGGCCGCGTTGACCCGGGTAGGGCTCGCGCGGCGCGCCGACGTACTCGTGTCGGAATTAAGCCACGGCGAACAGCGCGAGCTCGAGCTGGCGGTCGCGCTCGCCACAAAGCCGCAATTGCTGCTGCTCGACGAGCCTATGGCCGGCCTCGGCACCACCGAATCCGCGCGCATGGTGGCTTTGCTGAAGGAGCTGCGGAAGGAAGTCACCATCGTGCTGGTCGAGCACGACATGGAGGCGGTGTTCGCCCTCGCCGACCGCATCACGGTGCTGGTCTATGGCCGCGTGATCGCCTCGGGTGATCCCGACGCCATCCGGAATAATGAGGAAGTCAAGCGCGCCTATCTCGGCGATCAGCATGTGGTGGTCAGCCATGGCTGAGTCAAAAGCCGCCGAAACCCTGCTCGAAGTTGAGGGGATCGAGACCTGCTACGGCCTCAGCCAGGTGCTTTTCGGCCTGTCGCTGAAGGTGCGTGCGGGTGAGATGGTCGCCCTGATGGGGCGCAACGGCATGGGCAAGACCACGACCGTCCGTTCCATCATGGGCATGACGCCGGCCCGCGCGGGCAATATCCGCTTCGCGGGTGAGCAAGTGCGCAGCCTGCCGTCCTACCGAATTGCAAAACTGGGCATCGGCCTGGTGCCGGAGGGACGCCAGATCTTTCCGAATCTGACGGTATACGAGAATCTGGTGGCGGCCTCGGGCAACCGCGCCGGCAATGCCGATCCCTGGACCATCGAGAAAATCCACGCGCTGTTTCCGCGGCTCGCCGAGCGCGGCAACAATATGGGCGTGACGCTGTCCGGCGGCGAGCAGCAGATGCTGGCGATCGGTCGCGCGCTGATGACCAACCCGAAGCTTCTGATCCTCGACGAAGCCACTGAAGGCCTCGCACCGCTGATCCGCGAGGAAATCTGGAACTGCCTTTCGATGCTGAAGGGCCGCGGCCAATCGGTGCTGGTGATCGACAAGAACGTCGCCAACCTCTCCCGCATCGCCGACCGCCACTACATCATCGAGCGCGGGCGCACGGTATGGACGGGGACGAGCGAGCAGTTGATTGCCGAGCCGGATTTGCAGCACCGGTATCTCGGGATTTGAGACTGGAGGCGAGATCTATCACCGTCATCCTGAGGCGCGAGCAGAGCGAGCCTCGAAGGATGCACGGCCCGGCTGGTGGCCGTCGATCCTTCGAGACGCGCGAAGACGCGCTCCTCAGGATGACGGCTCTAACAGTCAAAACATCTCAAAATATTCGCGGTGCTCCCAGTCCGACACCTCGGCTTGAA
This genomic window contains:
- a CDS encoding branched-chain amino acid ABC transporter permease, with protein sequence MLVLVEQSLNGLQFGLLLFLLAAGLTLVFGIMDFVNLAHGSLYMMGAYFAATFVAWTGSFVFGILLALGATLLLGTLLEFVALRHLYGRDHLDQVLATFGLILFFNDAVRLIWGPAGLSLPLPAWLTVPVQIVPGVFYPAYRLSIIVVALAVAALLYIVVMRTRIGMLIRAGASNREMIGALGINIKLLFTLVFGLGAALAGLAGLMQAPILTVQIGMGENILILAFVIIVIGGIGSIRGAFMAAIFVGMIDTLGRAFLPDLLRTVLSSAAASTAAPALSSMLIYLLMAIVLVVRPEGLFPATKR
- a CDS encoding ABC transporter ATP-binding protein yields the protein MAEPLLRVENLIRRFGGILATDNLSLDVVPGELHAIIGPNGAGKTTLISQLTGQLMPNSGTIHFAGREVTRLPPYQRSRLGLARSFQITCLLPDFTAADNVALAAQAHDGHSFRFWGSARKERHLRDAAQAALTRVGLARRADVLVSELSHGEQRELELAVALATKPQLLLLDEPMAGLGTTESARMVALLKELRKEVTIVLVEHDMEAVFALADRITVLVYGRVIASGDPDAIRNNEEVKRAYLGDQHVVVSHG
- a CDS encoding ABC transporter substrate-binding protein, with translation MRGFRLGLALALSCVASAAARAEISGNVVRIGVLNDISGIFQDTNGMGSVEAARMAAEDFNGGGKGIKVEIVYADHQNKADVGSAIVRKWLDVDGVDAVVDVPNSAVGLTINSLLRDSRMTFLASSTASSDLTGKSCSPNTIQWVNDAWATGNSTAAAMMARGGKEWYFITVNFALGQGIEAEATNYIEKHGGKVLGSAKHPLNTPDFASLLLQAQNSKAKVIGLANAGGDTVNAVKQAAEFGLQQSGQTMVAFLLFINDVHGMGLKVGQGLQLFEAFYWDMDENTRAFAKRFAARPGVNGKMPSGNQAGVYASTLAYLNAVAATGSDHAKDAVPEMKKFKGKDKLFGDVTIRQDGRVIHPMYLFEVKKPEESKYPYDYYKLVSTIPADQAFRPLADGGCSLVK
- a CDS encoding tannase/feruloyl esterase family alpha/beta hydrolase codes for the protein MTGDPAATCSDLIRPTDNAVRIDSATMVAPSPLAVAERAPTPAARITPANPEFCKVLGQIAPLDPKAPPIKFQVNLPVEWNGRSLQYGGGGFNGVLITGLALPPAYPFGAPSPLARGFVTYGTDSGHETKPGEPPQTFALNDEAFENFAHRSYKRVRDAAVALMVRAYGNPPAKLYFMGSSEGGREGLMMAQRYPDDFDGIFARVPVINWVGLQHAGTRSGLATMGEGWIRPPQVELVAKAVLAACDKADGAEDSLVLDPVGCKAKFQPGTLRCAAGQNGDQCLSEAQIAAIKTLHSTYKFSFPLENGLDDYPGWGVSGENIPAFGPTGGWVAWWLGKAAPAQPPLPQNGIAWIYGAGGIQYVFARDPKLDVTTYRPEDHKERLLQVSRLMDSTNPDLSRFAARGGKLVILENMADYAQSPYAGIRYFENVQRTLGKEKTAEFARLYTAPGVDHVGSGAPANVDMLAVLVDWVENGKAPGDLEVIEQKVEAPAFETTRALPLCQWPAWPHYKSGPTSSAASFACAP
- a CDS encoding ABC transporter ATP-binding protein: MAESKAAETLLEVEGIETCYGLSQVLFGLSLKVRAGEMVALMGRNGMGKTTTVRSIMGMTPARAGNIRFAGEQVRSLPSYRIAKLGIGLVPEGRQIFPNLTVYENLVAASGNRAGNADPWTIEKIHALFPRLAERGNNMGVTLSGGEQQMLAIGRALMTNPKLLILDEATEGLAPLIREEIWNCLSMLKGRGQSVLVIDKNVANLSRIADRHYIIERGRTVWTGTSEQLIAEPDLQHRYLGI
- a CDS encoding ABC transporter substrate-binding protein, whose translation is MKKAFWLAGAMVLALAQPALAGDTIKIGFVSTFSGPTAVIGNDMRNSFELALDHLGRKMGGKPVEVIYEDDGQKPDVGKQKTEKLIQSDKVDFIVGYIWSNVLLASLKTAVDSKTFLITANAGPSQLAGELCSPYVFSTSWQNDQTPQAVGTYMNQKGVKSVFLIGPNYAAGKDMLAGVKSTFKGQVVGEEYTVWPSQLDFSAELTKAKNSKAESIFVFYPGAAGVQFLNQYAQAGLKGQIPLYTAFTIDELSLPLQKENAIGVPGAQQWVNDLPFPENKKFVEDYRKKYTGLRPTFYGAQSYDAANLINSAVVAVKGDTSKKDEMKAEMEKANFKSVRGPFKYGNNHIPIQNFYLQDVVKDADGQLSLKTVATIVENDQDRFHDKCPMKK
- a CDS encoding branched-chain amino acid ABC transporter permease: MKSHINARNVIVALVALGLTLLPVYSALTGDIFILTLFTRIVIFALAAASLNLIMGYGGMMSFGHAAYLGIGGYAVGILAHEGIGSGFIQWPVALALSALYALVIGALSLRTRGVYFIMITLAFAQMAYYIASGLSRYGGDDGLTIYKRSTFGGLIDLSNRVQFYYLCLFCLFGGVYLIWRIINSRFGMVVQGVRSNEQRMQAIGFHANRYRLVCFVISGTICGLAGALLANNTDFISPAGMYWTRSGELMVMVVFGGMGSLFGPVLGTIVFLLLEEVLSQFTEYWALIMGPLLLLIVLFARGGIMGLLGRWSRG
- a CDS encoding NAD(P)/FAD-dependent oxidoreductase produces the protein MTTVPKEPHHVVIVGAGFGGLETAFGLAGAPVRITLIDRRNHHLFQPLLYQVATASLATSEIAWPIRYLLRDRPEVTTLFANANGVDTEGKRVLLEDGDTISYDTLILATGARHAYFGHDEWEPFAPGLKTLEDATTLRRRILVAFERAEREKDPARRAALLTFVIVGAGPTGVEMAGTIADLARDTLPPDFRNIDTHKTRVVLIEAGPRVLAGFPEDLSAYAQRALEELGVEVVLGQPVTECAIDGVVYGGNRLEARTIVWAAGVRASRAAEWMKAPADRAYRLKVEPDLTVPGHPDVFAIGDTVTIAGPDGNPVPGIAPAAKQQGRYVAALIKARLSGGTLPPFRYKHAGSLAQIGKKKAVIDFGRIKLRGNLAWWIWGIAHIYFLIGLRNRLSVALSWLWIHARDQRAARLITQGSSKVTG
- a CDS encoding sigma-70 family RNA polymerase sigma factor; the protein is MTVVPETSAGSDIERLLVAMRPRLHRYCARMVGSVIDGEDVLQDAMIKAVEAHASAGTLGNPEGWLFRIAHNTALDFLRRRNRQEAFRGPAEVDMIVDQLDAVASRQIAATSLRTFMRLPVPQRASVILMDVLGCSLKEICEVMDCSLPAAKAALHRGRAQLREIADEPDDTPQQKLSDADRERLGAYVAHFNARDFDAIRAMISDDVRLDLVSRTRLNGKAEVSRYFGNYDKVSDWHLVPGLVEGRPAILVFDPNEGDTKPKYFVLLGWSAGKVATIRDFRHAPYVVDGAEYLI